A region of Bradyrhizobium sp. SZCCHNS1050 DNA encodes the following proteins:
- the urtE gene encoding urea ABC transporter ATP-binding subunit UrtE has protein sequence MLDVKDINLYYGAAQALRGVSIAAEPGKVTCVLGRNGVGKTSLLRALVGQYPLASGSITFDGADITHLKPYERARKGIGFVPQGREIFPLLTVEENLKTGFGPLKRSDRSIPDDVFSLFPVLESMLGRRGGDLSGGQQQQLAIGRAMVMRPKLLLLDEPTEGIQPSIIKDIGRAISYLRNLGNIAIVLVEQYLDFACELGDNFAVMDRGAVKFTCTRANLDQAEISRQMAL, from the coding sequence ATGTTGGACGTCAAGGACATCAACCTCTATTACGGCGCCGCCCAGGCGCTGCGCGGCGTCTCGATCGCGGCGGAGCCCGGCAAGGTCACCTGCGTGCTCGGCCGCAACGGCGTCGGCAAGACCTCGCTGCTGCGGGCGCTGGTCGGACAATATCCGCTGGCCTCCGGCAGCATCACCTTCGATGGCGCCGACATCACCCATCTCAAGCCCTATGAACGGGCGCGCAAGGGCATCGGCTTCGTGCCGCAGGGGCGCGAGATCTTCCCGCTGCTCACGGTGGAGGAGAACCTCAAGACCGGCTTCGGACCGCTGAAGCGCAGCGATCGCAGCATCCCGGACGACGTGTTCTCGCTGTTTCCGGTGCTGGAATCGATGCTCGGCCGCCGCGGCGGCGATCTTTCCGGCGGCCAACAGCAGCAGCTTGCGATCGGCCGTGCCATGGTGATGCGGCCAAAGCTCCTGCTTCTCGACGAGCCGACCGAGGGCATCCAGCCCTCGATCATCAAGGACATCGGCCGGGCGATCTCGTATCTGCGCAATCTCGGCAACATCGCGATCGTCCTGGTCGAGCAGTATCTCGACTTTGCCTGCGAACTCGGCGACAACTTCGCCGTCATGGATCGCGGCGCGGTGAAGTTCACCTGCACCCGCGCCAATCTCGATCAGGCCGAGATCAGCCGCCAGATGGCGCTGTGA
- a CDS encoding urease subunit beta has translation MIPGELFIQDGEIELNAGRKTVTLSVANTGDRPIQVGSHYHFFETNPALKFDRRRARGMRLDIAAGTAVRFEPGQTRDVQLVALAGKRMVYGFRGDVMGKL, from the coding sequence ATGATCCCCGGCGAACTCTTCATCCAGGACGGCGAGATCGAGCTCAATGCCGGCCGCAAGACCGTGACCCTGTCGGTCGCAAATACCGGCGACCGGCCGATCCAGGTCGGCTCGCACTACCATTTCTTCGAGACCAATCCGGCGCTGAAGTTCGATCGCAGACGCGCGCGCGGCATGCGGCTCGACATCGCGGCCGGCACGGCCGTGCGCTTCGAGCCTGGCCAGACCCGCGACGTGCAACTGGTGGCGCTCGCCGGCAAGCGCATGGTCTACGGCTTTCGCGGCGACGTCATGGGCAAGTTGTAA
- the ureE gene encoding urease accessory protein UreE: MIRATRVLGQHRWKEAAADSILLDFDDRHRRRLVMTGTRGLEFLLDLEHATALRGGDALVLEDGRLIEVVAAAEPLLEIRASDPHHLVRLAWHLGNRHLPTQIMAKSLRIRRDHVIEAMVKGLGARVIEIEAPFDPEGGAYAEPSHAHGHDDHDHHGHDHHHDHAGHDHAHHGHDDGHAHDHHVHDEHCGHDHHDHGHSHAHEHK; this comes from the coding sequence ATGATCCGCGCGACACGCGTGCTCGGGCAGCATCGTTGGAAGGAGGCTGCCGCCGATTCCATCCTGCTCGATTTCGATGACCGGCACCGGCGGCGGCTGGTGATGACCGGAACGCGTGGGCTGGAGTTTCTGCTGGACCTCGAGCACGCTACCGCATTGCGCGGTGGCGATGCCCTGGTGCTGGAGGACGGCCGGCTGATCGAGGTCGTGGCGGCGGCCGAGCCGCTGCTCGAGATCCGGGCTTCCGATCCGCATCATCTGGTGCGGCTGGCCTGGCACCTCGGCAACCGGCACCTGCCGACGCAGATCATGGCCAAGAGCCTGCGCATCCGCCGCGACCACGTGATCGAGGCCATGGTCAAGGGTCTCGGCGCGCGCGTCATCGAGATCGAGGCACCGTTCGATCCGGAAGGCGGCGCCTACGCCGAGCCCAGCCATGCGCACGGCCACGATGATCATGATCACCACGGTCACGATCATCATCACGATCATGCCGGGCACGATCACGCGCATCACGGCCACGACGACGGCCATGCACATGATCATCACGTGCATGACGAGCACTGCGGCCATGACCATCACGATCACGGTCATTCCCATGCTCATGAGCACAAATGA
- a CDS encoding urease accessory protein UreD, producing the protein MRADPASAAADIFEANRARGAVRFDVRLQDGMTRRHHLHESGSLRVRFPSPEDDGLSAMFVNTAGGIAGGDHFAIEVTAGEGSRMTLSSAAAEKVYRAAGKPAELDIALTAHAGAHISWLPQETILFDRARIHRRIDIDLADTASLLLCEIVVFGRTAMGERMREGEFVDRWRLRRGGKLVFAETVRLDGDVGDKLAQPAIANGGAAIGTALIVPGDAALVERIRESLPAFRGEVALSAWNGFAMARFCAQDAASLRADMMAVLGCASNGPLPRLWLN; encoded by the coding sequence ATGCGGGCCGATCCCGCCAGCGCCGCTGCCGACATCTTCGAGGCCAACCGCGCCCGAGGCGCGGTGCGCTTCGACGTGCGGCTGCAGGATGGCATGACGCGGCGCCATCATCTGCATGAATCCGGCTCGCTGCGGGTGCGCTTTCCCTCGCCCGAGGACGACGGTCTGTCGGCGATGTTCGTCAACACGGCCGGCGGCATCGCCGGCGGTGACCACTTTGCGATCGAGGTCACAGCCGGCGAAGGTAGCCGCATGACGCTTTCGAGCGCCGCGGCCGAAAAGGTCTATCGCGCCGCTGGCAAGCCCGCAGAGCTCGATATCGCGCTGACCGCCCATGCGGGTGCCCACATCTCCTGGCTGCCGCAGGAGACCATCCTGTTCGACCGCGCCCGCATCCATCGCCGGATCGACATCGACCTTGCCGATACCGCCTCGCTGTTGTTGTGCGAGATCGTCGTGTTCGGCCGCACCGCGATGGGCGAGCGCATGCGTGAGGGCGAATTCGTCGATCGCTGGCGGCTGCGGCGCGGCGGCAAGCTGGTGTTCGCCGAGACGGTCCGCCTCGACGGCGACGTCGGCGACAAGCTGGCGCAGCCGGCCATCGCCAACGGCGGCGCGGCCATCGGGACCGCGCTGATCGTGCCGGGCGACGCCGCGCTGGTCGAGCGCATCCGGGAGAGCCTGCCGGCCTTCCGGGGAGAGGTCGCGCTGTCGGCCTGGAATGGATTTGCAATGGCCCGCTTCTGTGCCCAAGATGCCGCAAGCCTGCGCGCCGACATGATGGCGGTGCTCGGCTGTGCTTCGAATGGACCGCTGCCGCGGCTGTGGCTCAACTAG
- a CDS encoding putative quinol monooxygenase, which produces MIYVVATLTIKPETRAEFIAAAAACIAGTRKEPGNIAYDLHESVTDPSKMVFVEQWENAEALVPHRATEHMKTFGRVAVKCMSAPPKIEIITPEKVDVR; this is translated from the coding sequence GTGATCTATGTCGTTGCCACCTTGACCATCAAGCCCGAAACCCGTGCGGAATTCATCGCCGCTGCGGCTGCCTGCATTGCGGGGACCCGCAAAGAACCCGGCAATATCGCCTATGATTTGCATGAGAGCGTCACCGACCCGAGCAAGATGGTCTTCGTCGAGCAGTGGGAGAACGCCGAGGCCTTGGTGCCGCACCGCGCGACCGAGCACATGAAGACGTTCGGGCGCGTCGCGGTCAAATGCATGTCGGCCCCGCCGAAGATCGAGATCATCACGCCTGAGAAGGTCGATGTCCGCTGA
- the urtD gene encoding urea ABC transporter ATP-binding protein UrtD has protein sequence MNVMDTRATSSLLYLDGVHVSFDGFHAINNLSLTLEPGEMRAIIGPNGAGKTTMMDIITGKTKPDEGTVLFDGKTDLTRLDETRIAELGIGRKFQKPTVFESQSVEDNLLLALNVDHSVKGTLFWRGSRSESEQIDRVLETVRLKDARRKLAGSLSHGQKQWLEIGMLLAQDPKLLLVDEPVAGMTDVETHQTAELLKEINKDHTVMVVEHDMTFVRELGVKVTCLHEGTVLAEGTIDQVSSNDRVIEVYLGR, from the coding sequence ATGAACGTGATGGACACCCGCGCGACGTCGTCGCTGCTCTATCTCGACGGCGTGCACGTCTCGTTCGACGGCTTCCACGCCATCAACAATCTCTCGCTGACGCTCGAGCCCGGCGAGATGCGCGCCATCATCGGCCCGAACGGGGCCGGCAAGACCACGATGATGGACATCATCACCGGCAAGACCAAGCCCGACGAGGGCACGGTGCTGTTCGACGGCAAGACGGATCTCACCCGCCTCGACGAGACCCGCATCGCCGAGCTCGGGATCGGCCGCAAGTTTCAGAAGCCGACGGTGTTCGAGAGCCAGTCGGTCGAGGACAACCTGCTGCTCGCGCTCAATGTCGATCACAGCGTCAAGGGCACGCTGTTCTGGCGCGGCTCGAGGAGCGAGTCCGAGCAGATCGACCGGGTGCTCGAGACCGTGCGGCTCAAGGATGCCAGACGCAAGCTCGCCGGCAGCCTGTCGCACGGCCAGAAGCAGTGGCTGGAGATCGGCATGCTCCTGGCACAGGACCCGAAGCTGCTGCTGGTCGACGAACCGGTCGCTGGCATGACCGACGTCGAGACGCATCAGACGGCTGAGCTGCTCAAGGAAATCAACAAGGATCATACCGTCATGGTCGTCGAGCACGACATGACCTTCGTGCGCGAGCTCGGCGTCAAGGTCACCTGCCTCCACGAAGGCACGGTGCTGGCCGAGGGTACCATCGATCAGGTGTCGTCGAACGATCGGGTGATCGAAGTGTATCTGGGGCGCTAG
- the ureC gene encoding urease subunit alpha has protein sequence MSVKIKRSVYADMFGPTTGDKVRLADTDLIIEVEKDFTTYGEEVKFGGGKVIRDGMGQSQATNKQGAADTVITNALIVDHWGVVKADVAIKEGMISAIGKAGNPDIQPGVTIVIGPGTDVIAGEGKILTAGGFDSHIHFICPQQIEHALMSGVTSLLGGGTGPSHGTFATTCTPGPWHIGRMMQSFDAFPVNLGISGKGNASRPAALVEMVKAGACALKLHEDWGTTPAAIDNCLSVADDHDVQVMLHSDTLNESGFVEDTIKAFKGRTIHAFHTEGAGGGHAPDIIKVAGLKNVLPSSTNPTRPFTRNTIDEHLDMLMVCHHLDPSIAEDLAFAESRIRKETIAAEDILHDLGALSMMSSDSQAMGRLGEVIIRTWQTADKMKKQRGALPQDKGKDNDNFRVKRYIAKYTINPAIAHGVSKLIGSVEKGKLADLVLWSPAFFGVKPDCVIKGGTIVAAPMGDPNASIPTPQPVHYQPMFGAFGKSLTASSVIFTSKAAITGGLARKLGLSKKLYAVQNTRGRISKKSMIHNDATPNIEVDPETYEVRADGELLTCEPAEVLPMAQRYFMY, from the coding sequence ATGTCCGTCAAGATCAAGCGTTCCGTCTACGCCGACATGTTCGGCCCGACCACCGGTGACAAGGTCCGGCTCGCCGACACCGACCTGATCATCGAGGTCGAGAAGGACTTCACCACCTATGGTGAGGAGGTGAAGTTCGGCGGCGGCAAGGTCATCCGTGACGGCATGGGCCAGTCGCAGGCGACCAACAAGCAGGGCGCCGCCGACACGGTCATCACCAATGCGTTGATCGTGGATCACTGGGGTGTCGTGAAGGCCGACGTCGCGATCAAAGAGGGCATGATCTCAGCGATCGGCAAGGCCGGCAATCCGGACATCCAGCCCGGCGTCACCATCGTGATCGGCCCGGGCACCGACGTGATCGCGGGCGAGGGCAAGATCCTCACCGCCGGCGGTTTCGACAGCCACATCCATTTCATCTGCCCGCAGCAGATCGAGCACGCGCTGATGAGTGGCGTCACCTCGCTGCTCGGCGGCGGCACCGGCCCGTCGCACGGCACCTTCGCCACCACCTGCACGCCCGGCCCCTGGCACATCGGGCGCATGATGCAGTCGTTCGACGCGTTCCCTGTGAACCTCGGCATCTCCGGCAAGGGCAACGCGTCGCGCCCGGCCGCGCTGGTCGAGATGGTCAAGGCCGGCGCCTGCGCGCTGAAGCTGCACGAGGACTGGGGCACGACGCCGGCGGCGATCGACAATTGTCTCTCGGTCGCCGACGATCACGACGTGCAGGTCATGCTGCACTCGGACACGCTGAACGAGTCGGGCTTCGTCGAGGACACCATCAAGGCCTTCAAGGGCCGCACCATCCACGCCTTCCACACCGAAGGCGCCGGCGGCGGGCACGCGCCTGATATCATCAAGGTCGCCGGGCTGAAGAACGTGCTGCCGTCGTCGACCAACCCGACGCGTCCGTTCACGCGCAACACCATCGACGAGCATCTGGACATGCTGATGGTGTGTCACCATCTCGACCCGTCGATCGCAGAGGATCTCGCCTTCGCCGAGAGCCGCATCCGCAAGGAGACGATCGCGGCGGAGGACATCCTGCACGATCTCGGCGCGCTCTCGATGATGTCATCGGATTCGCAGGCGATGGGCCGGCTCGGCGAGGTCATCATCCGGACCTGGCAGACCGCCGACAAGATGAAGAAGCAGCGCGGCGCGCTGCCGCAGGACAAGGGCAAGGACAACGACAATTTCCGCGTCAAGCGCTACATCGCCAAATACACGATCAACCCGGCGATTGCGCATGGCGTGTCGAAGCTGATCGGCTCGGTCGAGAAGGGCAAGCTCGCCGACCTCGTGCTGTGGTCGCCCGCCTTCTTCGGCGTCAAGCCGGACTGCGTCATCAAGGGCGGCACCATCGTCGCCGCGCCCATGGGCGATCCGAACGCCTCGATCCCGACCCCGCAGCCGGTGCATTACCAGCCGATGTTCGGCGCGTTCGGCAAGTCGTTGACGGCTTCGTCCGTGATCTTCACCTCGAAGGCGGCCATCACCGGCGGGCTCGCCCGCAAGCTCGGCCTTTCGAAGAAGCTCTACGCGGTGCAGAACACCCGCGGCAGGATCTCGAAGAAGAGCATGATCCACAATGATGCGACGCCCAATATCGAGGTCGATCCGGAGACATACGAGGTGCGGGCCGACGGCGAGCTCCTGACCTGCGAGCCGGCCGAGGTGCTGCCCATGGCGCAGCGCTACTTCATGTACTAA
- a CDS encoding urease subunit gamma has protein sequence MNLSPREKDKLLISMAAIVARRRLDRGVKLNHPEAVAIISDFILEGARDGRTVAELMQAGAQVLTRDQVMPGIPEMIHDIQVEATFPDGTKLVTVHEPIR, from the coding sequence ATGAACCTGTCTCCCCGCGAAAAGGACAAGCTCCTGATCTCGATGGCCGCCATCGTGGCCCGCCGCAGGCTCGATCGCGGCGTCAAGCTGAACCACCCCGAAGCGGTCGCGATCATCTCCGACTTCATCCTGGAAGGCGCGCGTGACGGCCGCACCGTGGCCGAGCTGATGCAGGCCGGCGCCCAGGTCCTGACCCGTGACCAGGTGATGCCCGGCATCCCCGAGATGATCCACGACATCCAGGTCGAGGCGACGTTTCCGGACGGCACCAAGCTGGTCACGGTGCACGAGCCGATCCGCTAA
- the urtC gene encoding urea ABC transporter permease subunit UrtC: MMPHVLTRSLDRAATVFVLVVAACGVLIPLSNLLLPAGSALQVPTYLVALWGKYVCYAILALSIDLIWGYCGILSLGHGAFFALGGYAMGMYLMRQIGTRGVYGNPILPDFMVFLNYSKLPWYWHGFDMFWFAALMVLVVPGLLAFCFGWLAFRSRVTGVYLSIITQAMTYALLLAFFRNDFGFGGNNGLTDFKDILGFNVQAEGTRAALFALSCLALILAFLICRAVVSSKLGKVLIAIRDAESRTRFLGYRVESYKLFVFTLSACMAGVAGALYVPQVGIINPSEFAPGNSIEAVIWVAVGGRGTLVGAALGAVVVNYAKTFFTSGVLAPYWLFMLGALFVLVTLLLPKGIIGTFNSWWDQLGSRRLNAESAAREDGVTEPKMAE, encoded by the coding sequence ATGATGCCGCACGTCCTCACCCGGTCGCTGGACCGCGCTGCGACCGTCTTCGTGCTCGTCGTCGCCGCCTGCGGCGTGCTGATCCCGCTGTCCAACCTGCTGCTGCCGGCCGGTTCGGCGCTGCAGGTGCCGACCTATCTGGTCGCGCTGTGGGGAAAATATGTCTGCTACGCGATCCTGGCGCTCTCCATCGACCTGATCTGGGGTTATTGCGGCATCCTCTCGCTCGGTCACGGCGCGTTCTTCGCGCTCGGCGGCTATGCGATGGGCATGTATCTGATGCGCCAGATCGGCACCCGGGGCGTCTATGGCAATCCGATCCTGCCGGACTTCATGGTGTTCCTGAATTATTCCAAGCTGCCCTGGTACTGGCACGGCTTCGACATGTTCTGGTTCGCGGCTTTGATGGTGCTCGTGGTGCCCGGCCTGCTCGCCTTCTGCTTCGGCTGGCTCGCCTTCCGCTCGCGCGTCACCGGCGTGTATCTGTCGATCATCACCCAGGCGATGACCTACGCGCTGCTGCTCGCCTTCTTCCGCAATGATTTCGGCTTCGGCGGCAACAACGGCCTGACGGACTTCAAGGACATCCTCGGCTTCAACGTCCAGGCGGAAGGCACCCGCGCCGCGCTGTTCGCGCTGAGCTGTCTCGCGCTCATTCTGGCGTTCCTGATCTGCCGGGCCGTCGTGTCGTCGAAGCTCGGCAAGGTGCTGATCGCGATCCGCGACGCCGAGTCGCGGACGCGTTTCCTCGGTTATCGTGTCGAGTCCTACAAGCTGTTCGTGTTCACGCTGTCGGCGTGCATGGCCGGCGTCGCAGGCGCGCTCTACGTTCCTCAGGTCGGCATCATCAATCCGTCCGAGTTCGCGCCCGGCAATTCGATCGAGGCCGTGATCTGGGTCGCGGTCGGCGGCCGAGGCACGCTGGTAGGTGCTGCGCTCGGCGCCGTCGTCGTGAACTACGCGAAGACGTTCTTCACCTCGGGCGTGCTGGCGCCGTACTGGCTGTTCATGCTCGGCGCATTGTTCGTGCTCGTCACTCTGCTGCTGCCCAAAGGCATCATCGGCACCTTCAATTCCTGGTGGGATCAGCTCGGCAGCAGGAGGCTGAACGCCGAGAGCGCCGCCCGCGAGGACGGCGTCACCGAACCCAAGATGGCGGAGTGA
- a CDS encoding HD domain-containing protein: MLTGLRLVSEAAELAARRHAGQQRKGRDEEPYINHLAEVANILSATCDGEDAELVAAGWLHDTIEDTDTASDELAERFGRRVADLVVEVTDDMTLPKSERRQVQVIAAPGKSAGAKQIKIADKISNIRARIFFEPDLEQQLELMEYLGWAEQVVAGCRGVNARLDVLFDETVANARATL; this comes from the coding sequence ATGCTGACCGGATTACGCCTCGTCTCCGAAGCCGCCGAGCTGGCGGCGCGCCGTCACGCCGGCCAGCAGCGCAAGGGCCGCGACGAGGAGCCTTACATCAATCATCTCGCCGAGGTCGCAAACATCCTGTCGGCAACCTGCGACGGCGAGGACGCCGAGCTCGTCGCGGCAGGCTGGCTGCACGACACCATCGAGGACACCGATACGGCCTCTGACGAGCTCGCGGAGCGCTTTGGGCGTCGTGTTGCCGACCTCGTCGTGGAAGTCACAGATGACATGACCCTGCCGAAGAGCGAGCGGCGCCAGGTCCAGGTCATCGCCGCGCCCGGCAAGTCCGCTGGTGCCAAGCAGATCAAGATCGCCGACAAGATCAGCAACATCCGCGCCCGAATCTTCTTCGAGCCGGACCTGGAGCAGCAGCTCGAGCTGATGGAGTATCTCGGCTGGGCCGAGCAGGTCGTCGCCGGCTGCCGCGGTGTCAACGCGCGGCTCGATGTGCTGTTCGATGAGACGGTTGCGAATGCGAGGGCGACGTTGTGA
- a CDS encoding urease accessory protein UreF, translating to MSTNEEGARPAAIRAADSAALYRLLTWLSPAFPIGGFSYSSGIEWAVEAGDIGDAAELRGWLATMLTNGSGFCDAAFLAHAYRAVELDDMASLREVAELAAAFVPSRERQLETTAQGRAFIEIARSAWNCAGLDEAVARCETIVYPVAVGLVGALHGVPLGPLLHGFLHALTSNWISAGSRLVPLGQTDSQRVLAALEPVVAATADRALLASLDHIGGATFRSDLASLHHETQYTRLFRS from the coding sequence ATGAGCACAAATGAGGAGGGGGCTCGGCCGGCTGCAATCAGGGCCGCGGATTCGGCTGCGCTGTATCGGCTGCTGACATGGCTGTCGCCGGCGTTTCCGATCGGCGGCTTCTCCTATTCGAGCGGCATCGAATGGGCCGTGGAGGCAGGCGACATCGGCGATGCGGCGGAGCTGCGCGGCTGGCTCGCGACGATGCTGACCAACGGCTCCGGCTTCTGCGACGCGGCTTTCCTCGCGCACGCGTATCGCGCGGTCGAGCTCGACGATATGGCCAGCCTCCGCGAGGTGGCCGAGCTTGCGGCCGCGTTCGTACCGTCGCGCGAGCGTCAGCTCGAAACCACCGCGCAGGGCCGGGCCTTCATCGAGATCGCGCGGTCCGCCTGGAACTGCGCAGGCCTCGACGAGGCGGTGGCGCGCTGTGAGACCATCGTCTATCCGGTCGCCGTGGGGCTGGTCGGCGCGCTTCACGGCGTTCCTCTGGGACCCCTGCTGCACGGCTTTCTGCACGCCCTGACGTCGAACTGGATTTCCGCCGGCAGTCGTCTCGTACCGTTGGGGCAGACCGACAGCCAGCGCGTGCTCGCCGCGTTGGAACCTGTCGTCGCCGCGACGGCGGACCGCGCTCTGCTCGCCTCGCTCGATCACATCGGCGGCGCAACGTTCCGCTCCGATCTCGCAAGCCTTCATCACGAGACGCAATATACAAGGCTGTTTCGGTCGTGA